From a region of the Panthera uncia isolate 11264 chromosome B1, Puncia_PCG_1.0, whole genome shotgun sequence genome:
- the PRSS51 gene encoding serine protease-like protein 51 isoform X1, whose protein sequence is MSTERRPCEEVARGGPSAHQGEMPRTDSSIIALRRKPILLTNLTWDFPASRTEKFLLFKPPNKVQCGHRPAFSNSSLLRFHELFEVQEGEFPWQVSIQISRKHLCGGSIIHQWWVLTAAHCFPRTLLEIALGNVTVVMGTRIFSDVRLERKQVQKIIIHKDYKPPHLDSDLSLLLLATPVKFTNFKMPICLQKKERIWDRCWMAEWVTAYEYDQHDNLNMYLQKMRVLQISWRECSKRVDQLSRNMVCAWKEPGTKGNCQGDSGAPMVCTIHGTQRLFQVGVFSWGIRSGFRGRPGMFVSVAQFIPWIQEETEKERKAYTISGAWRSSLPHVPQYPLLLGLGSQMLLVTIFTGDKSNH, encoded by the exons ATGTCCACagagagaagaccatgtgaagaggTAGCAAGAGGGGGGCCATCTGCACACCAAGGGGAGATGCCTAGAACAGATTCTTCCATTATCGCCCTCAGAAGGAAACCAATCCTGCTGACAAACTTGAcctgggacttcccagcctccagaactgagaaatttctgctgtttaagccaccca aCAAAGTTCAATGTGGCCACCGACCTGCCTTTTCAAACTCATCATTGTTACGATTCCATGAATTGTTTGAAGTCCAGGAAGGTGAGTTCCCATGGCAAGTGAGTATCCAGATCTCACGGAAACACCTCTGTGGAGGCTCAATCATACATCAGTGGTGGGTTTTGACAGCTGCACATTGCTTCCCAAGAACCCT gtTAGAAATAGCATTGGGAAATGTTACTGTGGTCATGGGAACCAGAATATTCAGCGACGTCCGCTTGGAGAGAAAGCAAGTGCAGAAGATAATTATTCACAAAGATTATAAACCACCCCACCTTGACAGTgatctctccctgctcctgcttgCCACACCAGTAAAATTCACTAACTTCAAAATGCCCATCTGCttgcagaagaaggaaaggatCTGGGACAGATGTTGGATGGCAGAGTGGGTGACAGCTTATGAATATG ACCAACATGACAACTTAAACATGTACCTGCAGAAGATGAGAGTGCTGCAGATTAGCTGGAGAGAATGCAGCAAGAGGGTAGATCAGCTCTCCAGGAACATGGTTTGTGCTTGGAAGGAACCAGGCACCAAAGGCAATTGCCAG GGAGACAGTGGGGCACCTATGGTCTGTACTATCCATGGAACCCAGAGGCTCTTCCAAGTGGGTGTCTTCAGTTGGGGCATAAGATCTGGCTTCAGGGGGAGGCCTGGTATGTTTGTGTCTGTGGCTCAATTTATTCCATGGAtccaggaagagacagaaaaggagagaaaagcctACACCATCTCAGGAGCCTGGAGAAGCTCCCTGCCTCATGTTCCACAGTATCCCTTACTGTTGGGTTTGGGTTCTCAAATGTTGCTTGTGACCATATTTACTGGTGATAAATCAAATCACTAA
- the PRSS51 gene encoding serine protease-like protein 51 isoform X2, translated as MLQLLIPLLMALKGHAQEESDKVQCGHRPAFSNSSLLRFHELFEVQEGEFPWQVSIQISRKHLCGGSIIHQWWVLTAAHCFPRTLLEIALGNVTVVMGTRIFSDVRLERKQVQKIIIHKDYKPPHLDSDLSLLLLATPVKFTNFKMPICLQKKERIWDRCWMAEWVTAYEYDQHDNLNMYLQKMRVLQISWRECSKRVDQLSRNMVCAWKEPGTKGNCQGDSGAPMVCTIHGTQRLFQVGVFSWGIRSGFRGRPGMFVSVAQFIPWIQEETEKERKAYTISGAWRSSLPHVPQYPLLLGLGSQMLLVTIFTGDKSNH; from the exons ATGCTCCAGCTTCTAATTCCACTGCTCATGGCACTCAAGGGGCATGCGCAAGAAGAGTCAG aCAAAGTTCAATGTGGCCACCGACCTGCCTTTTCAAACTCATCATTGTTACGATTCCATGAATTGTTTGAAGTCCAGGAAGGTGAGTTCCCATGGCAAGTGAGTATCCAGATCTCACGGAAACACCTCTGTGGAGGCTCAATCATACATCAGTGGTGGGTTTTGACAGCTGCACATTGCTTCCCAAGAACCCT gtTAGAAATAGCATTGGGAAATGTTACTGTGGTCATGGGAACCAGAATATTCAGCGACGTCCGCTTGGAGAGAAAGCAAGTGCAGAAGATAATTATTCACAAAGATTATAAACCACCCCACCTTGACAGTgatctctccctgctcctgcttgCCACACCAGTAAAATTCACTAACTTCAAAATGCCCATCTGCttgcagaagaaggaaaggatCTGGGACAGATGTTGGATGGCAGAGTGGGTGACAGCTTATGAATATG ACCAACATGACAACTTAAACATGTACCTGCAGAAGATGAGAGTGCTGCAGATTAGCTGGAGAGAATGCAGCAAGAGGGTAGATCAGCTCTCCAGGAACATGGTTTGTGCTTGGAAGGAACCAGGCACCAAAGGCAATTGCCAG GGAGACAGTGGGGCACCTATGGTCTGTACTATCCATGGAACCCAGAGGCTCTTCCAAGTGGGTGTCTTCAGTTGGGGCATAAGATCTGGCTTCAGGGGGAGGCCTGGTATGTTTGTGTCTGTGGCTCAATTTATTCCATGGAtccaggaagagacagaaaaggagagaaaagcctACACCATCTCAGGAGCCTGGAGAAGCTCCCTGCCTCATGTTCCACAGTATCCCTTACTGTTGGGTTTGGGTTCTCAAATGTTGCTTGTGACCATATTTACTGGTGATAAATCAAATCACTAA